The Pseudanabaena sp. ABRG5-3 genome includes the window TCGATTTCTCGAAAATTGAATCAGGACAGTTAGAAATAGAAGCAAAATCTTTTGATTTGGAAGAAGTTGTGATTGCAGTGTGTAAGTTGTTAGAAAGCCAAGCCCAATCTAAAAACCTAAATCTTCAATATGAATTTGCTCCAGATCTTCCTGATCTGATGATTGGCGATGCTACTCGTCTTCGCCAAATACTCTTAAATTTAATTGGGAATGCCGTTAAATTTACCCAAAAGGGACAAATTTTGCTATCCGTTACTGGAGAATTGTTGTCGCCATTTGGTACATCTGTGCTAAGTGAATATCAGCTCAATTTTGCGATCGCTGATACAGGTATTGGCATTCAAGGCGATCGCCTTGATAAATTATTTCAACCCTTCATGCAGTCTGATGCTTCTATTAGTCGTAAATATGGTGGCACTGGCTTAGGACTAGCCATCAGCAAACGTTTGGTCGAAATGATGGGTGGGGTTATTTGGGTAGAGAGTTTTGGGGAAATTGGTGGCAAGCCTCCATTGGGTTGGGAAACCAATCTCAATACGCAGGGTTCAATATTTTACTTTACGATCACGGTATTGCTCACTCACATCAGCGAGCAGCAATTATCTTCAGAGGAACAGTCTCTGATTGATCGCATCGATCGCAAAATGGCAGAAAAATTTCCGTTAAATATTCTGCTAGTTGAAGATAATCCAATTAATCAAATGATTGCGAGTTTAATACTTAAAAAACTTGGTTATGAAGTAAGTGTCGTCAACAATGGCTTAGAAGCTTTACAAGCGACTACAGATTATGTTTATGACCTAATTTTTATGGATATCCAAATGCCCGAAATGGACGGCTTAATGGCAACGAAATTAATTCGGCAAACTGCTCAAAATGCCAATGTGCGGATTGTGGCGATGACGGCTAATGCAATGGCTATGGATCGTCAAGATTGTCTAGATGCAGGTATGAATGACTACATTAGCAAGCCCATTAGTATCCAAGATATAGTGCGGATCGTTAGCGATCACCAGTCATGAATTACGACGACTGACGTTACGCTTAATCACTTCCCGTCATATAGCACAGTCCTAACTGGTTTGTGGAAGCGCACCCCGAAGGGGTGCGCTTCCACAAACCCAAAAATCTACAAATGATTTACAGCAGTTTTTGATCAAAAGAACCACAAGAAAATTTTTAAAAGCGTTGCTTTGCAACGCTTTTAAAAATTTTCTTGGTTCGGGTTTGAGCGCAAAGTGCTGTAGGACTGCTATAGAATTGTGTGGATGTGGCGGAGCCGCCCATAATACATATTCTTTATACATATTCTTTTTTAATAAACCATGACAGTTGTAACTAATCCCACGGATGTCTATGTCCTTGCCCAATGGCTAGCAGGTGATCATAGCAATTGGGAGCAGGCGATCGAAAACCCTCCATTTTTTGCCCATATTCGTGTGGGTGTCCGTGCCTTACCCAATCCAATTACTGAGGATGGTGTGTGGCTATACCTTGAGCAAGCCTATGACTATGAGATCAATCATCCCTATCGCACAGCCGTCTTACATTTGACCTATGCCAACGATCGCATTGAAATCCTCAACTATCGTTTAAAAAATGCAGAAACCTTTTTTGGGGCAAGTCGCGATCGCGATCGCTTAGCGGCAATTGATGCTGAGGCGATCGATCAACTCCACGGCTGCACGCAGTGGGTACATCGCGCCGATGAAAAGACATTTAAGGGCACTGTCGAACCAGGCAAAAAATGTTGTCTGACCCGCAAAGGTGTCAATACCTACCTAACAATTGACTTTGAAGTTACGGAAAACAGCTACAGTAGCCTTGATCGCGGCTATAGCGTAGAAACCGATGAGCATATTTGGGGTTCTGTCGCAGGACCTTTTGAATTTAGTAAAAAGGCTAGCTTTGGCAACGAAATTATTATGAAGTTCGCATAGGATCTATATCTTTAGGTATAATAAATTCCTGTCAAATTAGATATTTTGCACTTCTAACGCTATTCGAGCAGTTAAATCGAGTAGTCACTAATGACAAAAATCTAAATAAACAAAGCTTTCTAAAATTGCAAATTATAGCCGTAGCTCAGTTATGTTAGGACAAAACCAAAAACCAGAAGAGAGTTGCGGCGCTTTGCGCCGCAACTCTCTTCTGGTTTTTATGTCTTAACTTACTTGGCTATAGCTATATTTCATGAAAGTTATGGTGTGCAGTGCAAAGTGCTATATGCCATAACCCCAAGAAAGCATAACTAGTGTGAGCATTAAAGGTGTAATTTGAAAGTCCTCGTAGTTGGCAGTGGCGGTAGAGAACACGCCTTAGCTTGGAAACTGCTGCAATCTCCAAATATCGATCGCGTCTTTTGCATACCAGGAAATGGTGGTACGGCAACTATGCCCAACTGTCAAAACGTTTCTCTGAGTATCGATGACTTTGAGGGAATGTTGCGTTTTGCTCAGGTGCAGGGGGTAGGTTTCACCATTGTGGGACCTGAACTGCCATTAGCGCTTGGTATTGTTGATTATTTCCAAGCTGCGGAAGCATTAATTTTTGGTCCTACTAAAGAAGGTTCTCAGATCGAGGCAAGTAAGTCTTGGGCAAAACAACTCATGCAGGAAGCGAATATTCCTACAGCAGCTAGTGCTACCTTCACTAATCTTGAATCTGCCCAAGCCTATGTGCGTGAACAGGGAGCGCCCATTGTTATTAAGGCTGATGGCTTAGCCAGTGGTAAAGGTGTAACCGTGGCGATGGAACTTGATGAAGCGATCGCTGCTTTAGACCGCATCTTTTCGGGACAATTTGGCTCCGCAGGTGAAACGGTGGTCATTGAAGAGTTTATGACAGGTCAGGAAGTATCTGTCCTCGCAATTACCGACGGCAAAACGATTCGCCCCTTAATTCCTGCTCAAGATCACAAACGTCTCGGTGATGGTGATACAGGACCTAACACAGGCGGCATGGGAGCCTATGCCCCAGCCCCGATCGCGACACCTGAGTTAATGGCAAAGGTGCAGACACAGGTTTTAGAACCTGCGATCTCGGCTTTGAGTGCGAGAGGTATTGACTATCGCGGCTGTCTCTATGCAGGGTTGATGGTTACGCCTGAGGGTGAACCCAAGGTGGTGGAGTTTAATTGTCGATTTGGCGATCCTGAAACACAGGCGGTACTGCCCTTACTTGATGACAACCTCGATGATCTGCTCTTAGCCTGTGTCGAGGGTAGACTCGATAGCTTTGCACCATTAAAATGGAAAAATCAGGCTTCAGTCTGTGTCGTTACCGCCGCCGATGGCTATCCTGACAAGGTAGAAGTTGGTCAATTTGTCACGGGTATCGGCAAGGCTGAAGACATTGGTGCTTTTGTCTTTCAATCGGGTACTAAGCTCAAGAATAATGCGTTAGTCACTAATGGGGGCAGAGTTCTGGGTGTA containing:
- the purD gene encoding phosphoribosylamine--glycine ligase, which encodes MKVLVVGSGGREHALAWKLLQSPNIDRVFCIPGNGGTATMPNCQNVSLSIDDFEGMLRFAQVQGVGFTIVGPELPLALGIVDYFQAAEALIFGPTKEGSQIEASKSWAKQLMQEANIPTAASATFTNLESAQAYVREQGAPIVIKADGLASGKGVTVAMELDEAIAALDRIFSGQFGSAGETVVIEEFMTGQEVSVLAITDGKTIRPLIPAQDHKRLGDGDTGPNTGGMGAYAPAPIATPELMAKVQTQVLEPAISALSARGIDYRGCLYAGLMVTPEGEPKVVEFNCRFGDPETQAVLPLLDDNLDDLLLACVEGRLDSFAPLKWKNQASVCVVTAADGYPDKVEVGQFVTGIGKAEDIGAFVFQSGTKLKNNALVTNGGRVLGVTALGDDIRKAITNVYSAVDFIAYDGMYYRKDIASKAIR
- a CDS encoding chromophore lyase CpcT/CpeT; translated protein: MTVVTNPTDVYVLAQWLAGDHSNWEQAIENPPFFAHIRVGVRALPNPITEDGVWLYLEQAYDYEINHPYRTAVLHLTYANDRIEILNYRLKNAETFFGASRDRDRLAAIDAEAIDQLHGCTQWVHRADEKTFKGTVEPGKKCCLTRKGVNTYLTIDFEVTENSYSSLDRGYSVETDEHIWGSVAGPFEFSKKASFGNEIIMKFA